A portion of the Leifsonia sp. EB41 genome contains these proteins:
- a CDS encoding DUF3099 domain-containing protein: MKQPRPSITNLPLSPDEERKRRMIKYSVAMGVRIVCLFVAIFLGWPWGAIPLIGAVFLPYIAVVIANVGAEPHEAEAQRPGNILPMAPPPGGRQEDTGEEPADSGTQEEDT; encoded by the coding sequence ATGAAGCAGCCACGCCCGTCCATCACCAATCTCCCGCTCTCGCCGGACGAAGAGCGCAAGCGGCGGATGATCAAGTACTCCGTCGCCATGGGGGTCCGCATCGTCTGCCTCTTCGTCGCGATCTTCCTCGGCTGGCCGTGGGGTGCGATCCCGCTGATCGGCGCGGTGTTCCTGCCGTACATCGCGGTGGTGATCGCCAACGTCGGCGCGGAGCCGCATGAAGCGGAAGCACAGCGTCCGGGCAATATCCTGCCGATGGCGCCTCCGCCAGGAGGCCGCCAGGAGGACACCGGCGAGGAGCCCGCGGATTCGGGCACACAGGAGGAGGACACGTGA
- a CDS encoding SURF1 family protein, with product MTAEPSTPEQKSVGWGFAFSRRWFGYLAFAIVFAIACGFLSNWQLARSKEAAAANALISANFYSHPVPLDQELPSLTAYSPAQEWTLVTVTGTYEKDKEILARNRPFNGSPGFEVLTPLRTADGSLFIVDRGWVPTGNNSNAPDHVPAAPSGTVTVIARLKASEPAIQGRTSVGMQVGTIQLSVVKQKLDGADVYTGAYGLLASQKPSPASAPTPTVTDPPTQDEGLHWSYMIQWIIFALIGFFGLGYALRTEYRKRNEHDPAEQARAAERARRRALKRTDSDVEDELLDAR from the coding sequence GTGACCGCCGAGCCGTCGACGCCGGAGCAGAAGTCGGTCGGGTGGGGCTTCGCGTTCTCCCGCCGCTGGTTCGGCTACCTGGCGTTCGCCATCGTCTTCGCCATCGCCTGCGGCTTCCTCTCCAATTGGCAGCTCGCGCGCAGCAAGGAGGCCGCGGCCGCCAACGCGCTCATCTCCGCCAACTTCTACTCGCACCCCGTGCCGCTCGACCAGGAGCTGCCGTCGCTCACCGCCTACTCCCCCGCACAGGAGTGGACGCTCGTCACCGTGACGGGCACCTACGAGAAGGACAAGGAGATCCTGGCGCGCAACCGGCCGTTCAACGGCAGCCCGGGGTTCGAGGTGCTCACCCCGCTGCGCACCGCGGACGGCTCGTTGTTCATCGTGGACCGCGGCTGGGTGCCCACCGGCAACAACTCCAATGCCCCCGACCACGTCCCCGCAGCGCCCTCCGGCACCGTGACCGTCATCGCGCGGCTGAAGGCCAGCGAGCCGGCCATCCAGGGCCGCACCAGCGTCGGGATGCAGGTCGGCACCATCCAGCTCTCGGTCGTCAAGCAGAAGCTCGACGGCGCCGACGTCTACACCGGCGCGTACGGGCTGCTCGCGTCGCAGAAGCCGAGCCCCGCGAGCGCGCCGACGCCGACGGTCACCGACCCGCCGACGCAGGACGAGGGGCTGCACTGGTCGTATATGATCCAGTGGATCATCTTCGCCCTGATCGGCTTCTTCGGCCTGGGCTACGCACTCCGCACCGAGTACCGCAAGCGCAACGAGCACGACCCCGCCGAGCAGGCCCGCGCCGCCGAGCGCGCCCGCCGCCGGGCCCTCAAGCGCACCGACTCCGACGTGGAGGACGAACTGCTCGACGCCCGCTGA